The following coding sequences are from one Ruminococcus flavefaciens AE3010 window:
- a CDS encoding ABC-2 transporter permease, with protein MTGLVYKEWKQNRWFILSMIPCGFAPLLALLLLREQITSVDNIALRIGGLIAGFLAAGALQLLVLRGDDRKLWGYWITATADGYNGFLRVKYEMIFGMIVLFLFSLQFVDMGYCAVAADMGSEDIGSISSIALLLGFMQILFRAIDIPFTYRFGSKKGSFIKLICMVILAILICAVLVLNVDNMDRITEMVRKVFNENNSSLILSLGLIVCLALYYLSYRITCRLYLKGVEQYDS; from the coding sequence ATGACGGGACTTGTTTACAAGGAATGGAAGCAAAACCGTTGGTTTATTCTCTCTATGATACCTTGCGGCTTCGCTCCACTTCTTGCGCTGCTGCTTTTACGTGAGCAGATAACAAGTGTGGATAATATCGCACTTCGTATCGGTGGACTTATCGCCGGATTTCTTGCAGCAGGGGCTTTACAGCTGCTGGTATTGCGCGGTGATGACCGCAAGCTGTGGGGATACTGGATCACCGCAACGGCTGACGGATACAATGGCTTTCTTCGTGTAAAATATGAGATGATATTCGGAATGATTGTATTATTTCTGTTTTCACTGCAATTTGTGGATATGGGCTATTGCGCGGTCGCCGCTGATATGGGATCAGAAGATATCGGTTCCATAAGTAGTATCGCTCTTCTGCTCGGTTTTATGCAGATACTCTTTCGTGCGATAGACATTCCGTTCACCTATCGCTTCGGCAGTAAAAAAGGCAGCTTCATCAAACTGATCTGTATGGTCATTCTTGCCATACTAATCTGTGCTGTACTCGTTCTGAATGTTGACAACATGGACAGGATAACGGAAATGGTGAGAAAAGTATTCAATGAGAATAACAGCTCGCTGATACTGTCGCTCGGTCTTATCGTGTGCCTTGCGTTGTATTATCTCTCCTACCGTATCACTTGCAGGCTGTATCTGAAAGGAGTGGAGCAGTATGACAGCTAA
- a CDS encoding CPBP family intramembrane glutamic endopeptidase: MTAKKENAKRLGIYLLIVFAFMLFYILCAKLMHQSNTVYYIIYMIFSFSPAIASLIARVVTKEGFRDMKLHMHLTGNIRYYLLAFGLPLICLSAMFLLPVIVSGHADWLGGFTFGNVLSNAFLLISFSAVQSIGLLGEELGWRGYMNQKMEPLLGTVGTCLGGGIVWGVWHFPMDIAGYFGGNGTFSEVLVSTFGRLAMLTCFGAFLMWLTKKTNSVFPAVIAHFMYNESQGAVMSLLAQDNIPENASLPLWTDVVRYIPILILAVIFMILLLKNKKKGKRQPFHAY; encoded by the coding sequence ATGACAGCTAAAAAAGAAAACGCAAAGCGGCTCGGTATCTATCTGCTGATCGTATTTGCTTTCATGCTGTTTTACATTCTGTGCGCCAAGCTCATGCACCAATCAAATACGGTATACTACATCATATATATGATATTTTCATTTTCTCCTGCGATAGCAAGCCTTATCGCAAGAGTTGTTACCAAAGAGGGCTTCCGCGATATGAAACTGCATATGCACCTTACAGGCAATATCAGGTATTATCTGCTTGCATTTGGACTTCCTCTGATATGTCTTTCCGCAATGTTTCTGCTCCCTGTCATTGTTAGCGGTCATGCTGACTGGCTTGGGGGATTCACTTTCGGCAATGTTCTATCAAATGCATTTCTACTCATTTCATTTTCCGCTGTGCAGTCTATTGGTCTGCTCGGTGAGGAGCTTGGCTGGCGTGGATATATGAATCAGAAAATGGAGCCGCTGCTCGGTACGGTAGGTACCTGTCTGGGCGGCGGTATCGTGTGGGGAGTGTGGCATTTTCCAATGGATATTGCAGGTTATTTTGGCGGGAACGGCACGTTCTCAGAAGTGCTTGTTTCAACATTCGGCAGGCTTGCAATGCTTACCTGCTTCGGGGCATTTCTGATGTGGCTGACAAAAAAGACAAACAGCGTTTTTCCTGCGGTGATTGCACATTTTATGTACAATGAAAGTCAGGGCGCTGTCATGAGTCTTTTAGCACAGGACAATATACCTGAGAATGCTTCTCTTCCATTATGGACAGATGTTGTGAGATATATTCCTATACTTATCTTAGCGGTGATATTTATGATATTACTTTTAAAAAACAAGAAAAAAGGTAAGCGCCAACCATTCCATGCATATTAA
- a CDS encoding transposase domain-containing protein: MSIIETAKRNTLDVYGYLFYLLIILPEFGNDPTEAQLEAIMPWSMTLPAYCRQMYHGICNERDFNKKMLKNFSGGGKIIIIFSKC; encoded by the coding sequence ATGAGTATCATAGAAACGGCTAAGAGAAATACCCTTGATGTCTACGGTTATCTGTTCTATCTTCTGATAATTCTGCCAGAATTTGGCAATGATCCTACAGAAGCACAGCTCGAAGCTATCATGCCTTGGAGTATGACGTTGCCTGCATATTGCAGGCAGATGTATCATGGAATATGTAATGAGAGAGACTTTAACAAGAAAATGTTGAAAAATTTTTCAGGGGGGGGTAAAATAATAATTATATTTTCAAAATGTTGA
- a CDS encoding GNAT family N-acetyltransferase: MLRLRPFRKNDAKTIITWTNKKEEFYKWSAGILGEYPVTEKRLLEATSGREDNDRYFPFTAFDENGLVGFFTARVRPEEDDKKLRFGYVIVNPSKRGTGYGKQMITLGLKFAFEIYGADSVSLGVFENNKQAYYCYKSVGFEENGVREEYNLCGETWIDIDLEIKKETYYAKEKQHH; the protein is encoded by the coding sequence ATGCTCAGGCTTAGACCATTCAGAAAGAATGATGCAAAAACAATTATTACATGGACAAACAAAAAGGAAGAATTCTATAAGTGGTCAGCCGGAATTCTGGGTGAATATCCTGTTACCGAAAAACGCTTGCTTGAAGCAACATCAGGCAGAGAAGATAACGACAGGTATTTTCCGTTTACTGCTTTTGATGAAAATGGGCTTGTCGGCTTCTTTACTGCAAGAGTACGTCCTGAAGAAGATGATAAAAAGCTCCGTTTCGGATATGTGATTGTCAATCCTTCAAAAAGAGGAACGGGCTATGGAAAACAGATGATTACGCTCGGTTTGAAATTTGCATTTGAGATATATGGAGCTGATTCTGTCAGCCTTGGTGTCTTTGAAAACAACAAGCAGGCATATTATTGCTATAAAAGCGTAGGATTTGAAGAAAACGGAGTGCGGGAGGAATATAATCTGTGTGGTGAAACATGGATTGATATTGATTTGGAAATAAAAAAAGAGACATATTACGCAAAGGAAAAACAGCACCACTGA
- a CDS encoding recombinase family protein, which yields MSTEHQETARQEALMKQFQVERIFAEKMSGKNANRPELKAMLEYVREGDTLYIESISRLGRSTRDLLNIIDVLQQKKVTLVSSKENIDTNTPQGRFVLSIFAALSELEREQTLQRQREGIAIAKSQGKYKGRQPLPIDWIKFGQLYEQWKSGAITAVWFQKEIGLQANTFYRRLKEYERKFT from the coding sequence ATATCAACGGAACATCAGGAGACAGCTCGTCAGGAAGCTCTAATGAAGCAATTTCAGGTCGAGCGTATCTTTGCTGAGAAGATGTCGGGTAAGAATGCAAACCGTCCCGAGCTGAAAGCAATGCTCGAATACGTCCGTGAGGGAGACACGCTTTACATTGAGAGCATAAGCAGACTTGGAAGATCCACAAGAGATCTGCTTAACATTATCGATGTGCTTCAGCAGAAAAAAGTAACACTCGTGAGCAGTAAAGAAAACATAGACACCAATACTCCGCAAGGAAGATTCGTTCTGTCTATATTTGCAGCACTCTCTGAGCTTGAACGAGAACAAACTTTACAGCGTCAGCGTGAAGGAATCGCTATTGCAAAATCTCAAGGAAAATACAAAGGAAGACAACCTTTACCTATCGACTGGATAAAGTTCGGTCAGCTGTACGAGCAGTGGAAGTCGGGCGCTATTACGGCAGTATGGTTTCAGAAAGAAATTGGCCTGCAAGCTAATACCTTCTATCGCAGGCTCAAAGAATACGAAAGAAAGTTTACATAA
- a CDS encoding CarD family transcriptional regulator → MYNVGDIVMYGTFGICKVTAIEKRDFTGEEQEYYILKHTSSEKNTFYVPLSNESALSNMHYVCSKAEVDELISHMNSEGLIWIDNDNKRKEEYSRIIKDADKHEIIILIKTLYLRRKELAESGKKLRSTDENYLSLAENMLFEEFAFALDIDRSEVVEYIEKHIA, encoded by the coding sequence ATGTATAATGTGGGTGACATTGTTATGTACGGAACATTCGGTATATGTAAGGTCACAGCAATAGAAAAGCGTGATTTTACAGGAGAAGAACAGGAATACTATATACTCAAACATACAAGTTCAGAAAAAAACACTTTCTATGTCCCTTTAAGCAATGAATCGGCACTTAGCAATATGCATTATGTATGCTCAAAGGCAGAAGTTGATGAACTCATCTCCCATATGAATTCAGAAGGGCTGATATGGATAGATAATGATAATAAGCGCAAGGAAGAATACAGCCGTATCATAAAGGATGCCGACAAGCACGAGATCATCATACTCATAAAAACATTGTATCTGCGCCGTAAGGAGCTTGCCGAAAGCGGAAAGAAGCTCCGTTCCACGGACGAGAATTACCTCAGTCTTGCAGAAAATATGCTTTTTGAGGAGTTTGCTTTTGCTCTTGATATTGACAGGAGTGAAGTTGTCGAATATATCGAAAAGCATATCGCATAA
- a CDS encoding MATE family efflux transporter, whose protein sequence is MEQTANQFLGQEQVGKLMKKYAVPCIISLLVGALYNIVDQIFIANASYLGSYGNAANTVVFPLTVIALAIAVMIGDGCCAFVSLSLGKGEPVKARKSVGNSVLMTIVSSLLLCAVYLIFSDGIIAMFGGTVNEETFRHSKEYFFYISLGIPFYMFGQAMNPVIRADGNPKFAMISTLAGAVLNMILDPIFIFAFEWGMMGAAVATVIGQIVTAGLAVWYLCNMKLIKPAKPDFKPESIIIRKTLTLGLTSFLSQISLVAAMLAINNMIRKYGAMDAVFGQEQYAQIPMAVVGIVMKFFQIVISIVVGMAAGCIPIRKRCKRPKLLHLFYVYNVNFHKKVLTNSPKCAAQLIRYTHLIGGFTVQKYCNIVKSKLNTLIRSMEKNASAFVVNPKRDFVRKSELSFSKTMRFILGMGSQTLGKELMDFYDFDPKMVSVSAIVQRRSKILPAAFQYLFHKFNEIFSQTSFFSRIQTLRCGRF, encoded by the coding sequence ATGGAACAAACCGCAAATCAATTCTTAGGACAAGAGCAAGTTGGCAAGCTGATGAAAAAATACGCTGTGCCTTGTATCATTTCTCTGCTGGTGGGGGCGCTCTACAACATCGTTGACCAGATATTCATCGCCAACGCAAGCTATCTTGGCTCTTACGGAAACGCCGCCAATACTGTTGTATTTCCGCTTACTGTCATAGCTCTTGCAATAGCTGTTATGATCGGTGACGGCTGCTGTGCCTTCGTGAGTCTGAGTCTCGGAAAGGGCGAACCGGTCAAGGCAAGGAAAAGCGTCGGCAACTCCGTCCTAATGACGATCGTGAGCAGCCTGTTACTTTGTGCTGTATACTTGATATTCAGCGACGGCATCATTGCTATGTTCGGTGGTACGGTCAATGAAGAAACATTCCGCCACTCAAAGGAATACTTCTTCTATATCTCGCTCGGTATCCCGTTCTATATGTTCGGGCAGGCTATGAACCCTGTTATCCGTGCGGATGGGAACCCAAAATTCGCTATGATCTCGACACTTGCAGGTGCAGTTCTGAACATGATACTTGATCCGATCTTCATTTTCGCTTTCGAGTGGGGTATGATGGGTGCTGCGGTCGCAACTGTTATCGGGCAGATAGTGACGGCAGGACTTGCTGTGTGGTATCTCTGCAACATGAAACTCATAAAGCCCGCAAAGCCTGATTTCAAGCCCGAAAGTATCATTATCCGCAAAACGCTGACACTTGGACTTACGAGCTTTCTCTCGCAGATCTCCCTTGTAGCGGCAATGTTAGCTATCAATAATATGATACGCAAATACGGTGCAATGGACGCTGTTTTCGGACAGGAGCAGTATGCTCAGATACCTATGGCGGTAGTCGGCATTGTGATGAAGTTCTTCCAGATAGTTATTTCAATCGTAGTAGGTATGGCGGCAGGCTGTATCCCGATAAGAAAAAGATGTAAGAGACCAAAACTCTTACATCTTTTTTATGTATATAATGTAAATTTTCATAAAAAGGTATTGACAAATAGTCCAAAATGTGCGGCGCAGCTAATCAGATATACACATCTGATTGGAGGTTTTACCGTGCAAAAATACTGTAATATCGTCAAAAGCAAGCTTAATACTCTTATTCGCAGCATGGAGAAAAATGCATCAGCTTTTGTTGTCAATCCTAAGAGAGACTTCGTTCGAAAAAGTGAGCTTTCTTTCTCAAAAACAATGAGATTTATTCTCGGAATGGGAAGTCAGACCCTTGGCAAAGAACTTATGGATTTTTACGATTTTGATCCGAAAATGGTATCAGTATCAGCTATTGTTCAGCGAAGATCAAAGATTCTTCCTGCTGCTTTTCAGTATCTGTTTCATAAATTTAATGAGATTTTTTCTCAGACCAGTTTTTTTTCACGGATACAGACTTTACGCTGTGGACGGTTCTGA
- a CDS encoding IS4 family transposase: protein MRFFLRPVFFHGYRLYAVDGSDIHIPTIPDDHSTNFSSNADSKSFNLMHLNALYDLMNRRYIEAVLQDRRSENEHSALISMIENIGHDSIVVADRGYESYNTIAHLENNGLKYVIRIKTSGGIAQKFNIPHNEETDFTADIIITRRQTNEVKANPGLYRHIPAFSNFDFLPKGSKDTYPLKFRIIRLRISEDNYETIVTNLCDDEFSAYDIKMIYKMRWGIETSFRELKYHVGLIAFHSKKKDCVIQEIYASLIMYNFSMLITENILIYDDRHNNYHYKINYAIAIHACIRFFRSTHAYPSLLEELIARNKCPVRPDRFADRKTRYHSAIPFNYRLS from the coding sequence ATGAGATTTTTTCTCAGACCAGTTTTTTTTCACGGATACAGACTTTACGCTGTGGACGGTTCTGATATACATATTCCAACTATTCCTGATGATCACAGTACTAATTTCTCATCTAACGCTGATTCAAAAAGCTTCAATCTTATGCATCTGAACGCTTTGTATGACCTTATGAACCGTAGGTATATAGAAGCTGTTTTGCAGGACAGGCGTAGTGAAAATGAGCATTCTGCTCTCATAAGTATGATTGAAAATATCGGACATGACTCCATTGTCGTTGCGGACAGAGGTTACGAATCCTATAACACGATCGCTCACCTTGAAAATAACGGTTTGAAATATGTGATACGCATCAAGACAAGTGGAGGAATTGCTCAGAAATTCAATATTCCTCATAATGAGGAAACTGATTTTACTGCAGATATTATTATTACAAGAAGACAGACTAATGAAGTTAAGGCTAATCCTGGACTTTATCGCCATATTCCTGCATTCTCAAATTTTGACTTCCTTCCGAAAGGTTCAAAAGATACATATCCTCTTAAATTCAGGATAATAAGGCTTAGGATATCTGAAGATAATTATGAGACCATTGTTACCAATCTCTGTGATGATGAGTTCTCTGCTTATGATATCAAGATGATCTACAAAATGCGCTGGGGAATCGAGACTTCATTCAGAGAGCTGAAGTACCATGTTGGCCTTATTGCCTTTCATTCTAAGAAAAAGGACTGCGTGATACAGGAAATTTATGCAAGTCTTATCATGTATAACTTTTCTATGTTGATCACCGAAAATATCCTCATATATGATGATAGGCATAATAATTATCACTACAAAATTAATTATGCAATTGCTATACACGCCTGCATCAGGTTCTTTCGCTCTACTCACGCATATCCTTCACTTTTGGAAGAGTTGATAGCAAGAAACAAGTGCCCTGTCAGACCTGATCGTTTTGCTGATAGAAAAACTCGTTACCATTCTGCTATCCCCTTCAATTACAGGTTATCATAA
- a CDS encoding glycoside hydrolase family 9 protein, with protein MHKNYKKIVAGLMTAVMIVPTAVSISEPQKASAYELLGETSFSHKMIPWHTVENSPAKQDFELWDGAVNIRILVPEGSEKERWDLQFRHRNLSFKAGHEYKVSFKSKAKRSGMELYSFIGNLSDTEEYFVLDGSTNDMHMGPHMDGGQWPQSAVKLTTEWQTYEGIFKPSNDVESAQWTFQYARGTKYSGNAKEGDEIWFDDMSIEDLTDDTTCPPVLNYGYTARGFSGLENNFISVNQLGYYRNLEKIATLGDNYGDFTYGAKYFKLDQTYDYEIVRVSDDEVVYTGKTGTPKKDADSGDTVSIIDFSEFNELGEYYIRIKDKDWRSFPFRIGTDIYSDSEHNMLTNALNYFYQNRSGEDITSDYITSGEKDKLAHAGVHKTDTGYVQTQWKFEYLDNYEATNYYASSKLDASGGWYKSDDHSKNMTEGGISLWTLQNMYERATYSQDGIKKFADGSGTVVIPESGNKYPDILDECRYELDFMSRMKVQPDEKTWGKYSGMYYHCINDHRWRSLTDRPDYVNYEDIRIIKPPTFAATLNYAACAAQGARLWKAYDAEYANKLLESAKEAYQAYKLNWYEAASDEYYNIVSFYAPQTLWKGTNLYPDSETSADAYWAACELYITSKEMEDKDADAYLAELSEYKDAFTFSPRITGGSNRSGDTTFTLFRNENTAAAGSMSLLMHKDLLTVEQNEMLNSSLLKTADDFIHEEESQGYGIPYKYDGPGYNDPSAFSPIIYYKGFEYDSNGRALNNMIAMAYAYDITGDDKYLNGVARGMDYILGNNPLSYSFISGYGSYCTKNPSHEYWQHEIDKSLPQAPDGVIVSGPTAKAVDTYVRAMGMGCGYSDDPSERFYADSVESWSTNQASLSSNASLAWIVSFLQDEASTEPVANAASGDVNADGEFSIADVLLVQKWVIGDKRYTLHDWKAADFCADGKLDIFDLTRMKKEFVRNSFKDCVIPEKSLRYGNPMNVAKDGLELRLGPDESYEVINTIPAHTSIDELGYNKDNDHWMFTEYKGRYGWIKTVEEDNKTATVYPDAVAAKPVIYLYPEEETDVHVELELTEAELSTTYPKYNNGWNVTASPDGSLLNKADGTHHKYLFWDAVHCRTRFDFSKGFCVAGCDTESFLREKLTYMGLTEEEMNEFIVYWLPLMEHNAYNLISFQGDVYTDSAKLNITPAPDSMLRIFMAYVPLEEAVDTEPQQLETFERKGFTVVEWGGSEIKS; from the coding sequence ATGCATAAAAATTATAAGAAGATCGTTGCAGGACTGATGACGGCTGTAATGATCGTACCAACTGCTGTCAGTATATCAGAGCCACAGAAAGCATCTGCTTATGAGTTACTTGGAGAGACATCATTTTCTCATAAGATGATCCCCTGGCATACAGTGGAGAACAGTCCTGCAAAGCAGGATTTTGAGCTTTGGGACGGTGCAGTTAATATCCGTATTTTAGTGCCTGAGGGCTCGGAAAAGGAAAGATGGGATCTTCAGTTCAGACACAGAAATCTCAGCTTCAAGGCAGGTCATGAGTACAAGGTAAGCTTTAAGTCAAAGGCGAAACGTTCGGGTATGGAACTGTACTCCTTCATCGGTAATCTCAGTGATACCGAAGAATACTTTGTGCTTGACGGTTCAACAAATGATATGCATATGGGTCCTCATATGGACGGCGGTCAATGGCCGCAGAGCGCTGTAAAGCTTACGACTGAATGGCAGACTTATGAGGGAATATTCAAGCCCTCGAATGATGTCGAATCTGCTCAGTGGACCTTCCAGTATGCAAGGGGTACCAAGTATAGCGGAAACGCTAAGGAAGGCGATGAGATCTGGTTCGATGATATGTCCATTGAGGACCTGACAGATGACACAACCTGTCCGCCTGTATTGAACTATGGTTATACCGCCCGTGGTTTCAGCGGACTTGAGAATAACTTCATATCTGTTAATCAGCTTGGATACTACCGGAACCTTGAAAAGATCGCTACCTTAGGCGATAATTATGGAGATTTCACTTACGGTGCCAAGTACTTCAAGCTCGATCAGACCTATGACTATGAGATAGTAAGAGTTTCAGATGATGAAGTTGTTTATACAGGCAAAACAGGTACGCCTAAGAAGGACGCTGATTCAGGCGATACTGTAAGCATTATCGACTTTTCTGAGTTTAACGAGCTCGGAGAGTACTATATCCGTATCAAGGATAAGGATTGGAGATCATTCCCGTTCAGGATAGGTACTGATATTTACAGTGACAGCGAACACAATATGCTGACCAATGCGCTCAATTATTTCTATCAGAACCGCTCGGGCGAAGATATCACATCAGACTACATAACATCGGGTGAAAAAGATAAACTTGCACACGCAGGCGTTCATAAGACAGATACTGGTTATGTTCAGACTCAATGGAAATTTGAATATCTGGATAATTATGAAGCGACCAATTACTATGCTTCTTCAAAGCTTGACGCATCGGGAGGCTGGTATAAATCCGACGACCACAGCAAGAATATGACAGAGGGCGGTATTTCGTTATGGACGCTCCAAAATATGTACGAGCGTGCAACCTATTCACAAGACGGGATCAAAAAATTTGCTGACGGCTCGGGCACTGTTGTTATTCCCGAATCAGGCAATAAATACCCCGACATCCTTGACGAATGCAGATATGAGCTTGATTTTATGTCCCGCATGAAGGTGCAGCCCGATGAGAAAACATGGGGCAAATATTCGGGTATGTATTATCACTGCATAAACGATCACAGGTGGCGCAGTCTTACCGACAGACCTGATTACGTCAATTATGAGGATATACGCATCATTAAGCCGCCTACATTTGCAGCGACCCTGAATTATGCTGCCTGTGCGGCACAGGGAGCAAGACTTTGGAAAGCTTATGACGCTGAATATGCAAATAAGCTCCTTGAAAGTGCTAAGGAGGCATATCAGGCATACAAGTTAAACTGGTATGAGGCAGCATCTGATGAATATTATAACATAGTATCATTCTATGCTCCTCAAACTCTGTGGAAGGGAACGAATCTCTACCCTGACAGTGAGACCTCAGCTGACGCCTACTGGGCAGCCTGCGAGCTTTATATCACTTCAAAGGAAATGGAAGATAAAGATGCTGATGCTTATCTTGCTGAGCTTTCCGAATATAAAGACGCGTTCACCTTCTCCCCAAGGATAACAGGCGGATCAAACCGGTCCGGAGACACCACATTCACATTGTTCAGAAACGAAAATACAGCTGCAGCAGGTTCTATGTCACTGCTGATGCATAAGGATCTGCTCACAGTTGAACAGAATGAGATGCTGAATAGTTCACTTCTTAAAACGGCAGATGATTTCATTCATGAAGAAGAAAGCCAGGGCTACGGTATCCCGTATAAGTATGACGGTCCCGGTTATAATGACCCAAGCGCTTTCAGTCCTATAATATATTATAAGGGTTTTGAATATGATTCCAACGGACGAGCCTTGAATAATATGATCGCTATGGCTTATGCATACGACATAACAGGTGATGATAAATACCTGAACGGCGTGGCAAGAGGTATGGACTATATCCTCGGCAACAATCCTTTGTCATACTCATTCATTTCGGGCTATGGTTCTTACTGTACAAAGAATCCTTCACATGAATACTGGCAGCATGAGATAGACAAGTCTCTGCCTCAGGCACCCGACGGAGTGATCGTAAGCGGTCCGACTGCAAAAGCTGTTGACACATATGTGAGGGCTATGGGAATGGGATGTGGATATTCGGATGATCCTTCTGAAAGATTTTATGCTGATTCCGTAGAATCATGGTCTACCAATCAAGCTTCTCTCAGCAGCAATGCTTCACTTGCATGGATAGTATCATTCCTTCAGGACGAGGCTTCTACAGAACCTGTCGCTAATGCAGCGTCAGGAGATGTAAATGCTGACGGCGAATTCAGCATAGCTGACGTTCTGCTCGTACAGAAATGGGTGATAGGTGATAAGAGATACACTCTTCACGACTGGAAGGCTGCCGACTTCTGCGCTGACGGCAAACTGGACATATTCGACCTTACCCGCATGAAGAAGGAGTTTGTCAGGAATAGCTTCAAGGATTGCGTCATACCTGAAAAGAGTCTGAGATACGGTAATCCTATGAATGTTGCTAAAGACGGACTTGAACTGCGTCTCGGTCCCGATGAAAGCTATGAGGTTATAAATACTATCCCTGCACATACAAGCATTGATGAGCTTGGATACAATAAGGATAATGACCACTGGATGTTTACGGAATATAAAGGAAGGTACGGCTGGATAAAAACAGTTGAGGAAGATAATAAAACAGCTACTGTTTATCCTGATGCTGTTGCCGCTAAGCCAGTAATTTACCTCTACCCCGAAGAGGAGACCGATGTTCATGTTGAGCTGGAGCTGACAGAAGCAGAGCTGTCAACAACTTACCCAAAATACAATAATGGCTGGAACGTAACAGCTTCTCCTGACGGTTCGCTTCTGAACAAAGCAGACGGTACACATCATAAATATCTTTTCTGGGACGCAGTACACTGCCGCACAAGATTCGACTTTTCCAAGGGCTTCTGCGTCGCAGGCTGTGATACCGAGAGCTTCCTAAGAGAAAAGCTCACATATATGGGACTTACCGAGGAAGAAATGAACGAGTTCATCGTATACTGGCTGCCCCTTATGGAGCATAATGCATATAATCTCATTTCTTTCCAGGGCGATGTTTATACTGATTCGGCAAAGCTTAACATCACTCCAGCGCCTGACAGTATGCTCCGCATATTCATGGCTTATGTTCCGCTTGAAGAAGCAGTGGATACTGAGCCGCAGCAGCTTGAGACCTTTGAGAGAAAGGGCTTTACTGTTGTTGAATGGGGCGGCAGCGAGATCAAGTCCTGA